A portion of the Anoplopoma fimbria isolate UVic2021 breed Golden Eagle Sablefish chromosome 15, Afim_UVic_2022, whole genome shotgun sequence genome contains these proteins:
- the srp54 gene encoding signal recognition particle subunit SRP54, with protein sequence MVLADLGRKITSALRSLSNATIINEEVLNAMLKEVCAALLEADVNIKLVKQLRENVKAAIDLEEMASGLNKRRMIQHAVFKELVKLVDPGVKAWTPTKGKNNVIMFVGLQGSGKTTTCSKLAYYYQRKGWKTCLICADTFRAGAFDQLKQNATKARIPFYGSYTEMDPVVIAAEGVEKFKGENFEIIIVDTSGRHKQEDSLFEEMLQVSNAVQPDNIVYVMDASIGQACESQAKAFKDKVDVASVIVTKLDGHAKGGGALSAVAATRSPIIFIGTGEHIDDFEPFKTQPFISKLLGMGDIEGLIDRVNELKLDDNEELIDKLKHGQFTLRDMYEQFQNIMKMGPFGQIMGMIPGFGTDFMSKGNEQESMARLKKLMTIMDSMNDQELDSKDGAKLFSKQPNRIQRVARGSGVATRDVQELLTQYTKFAQMVKKMGGIKGLFKGGDMSKNVNPSQMAKLNQQMAKMMDPRVLHHMGGMAGLQSMMRQFQQGAAGNMKGMMGFNNM encoded by the exons ATGGTGTTAGCCGACCTCGGGAGGAAGATCACCTCGGCGCTGAGGTCTCTCAGCAACGCCACCATCATCAATGAGGAG GTGTTGAATGCCATGTTGAAGGAGGTGTGTGCTGCCCTTCTGGAGGCTGACGTCAACATCAAACTGGTCAAACAGCTGAGAGAGAACGTCAA GGCTGCCATAGATCTGGAGGAGATGGCTTCAGGTCTGAACAAGAGGAGGATGATCCAACACGCCGTCTTCAAGGAGCTCGTCAAG CTGGTGGACCCCGGTGTGAAGGCCTGGACTCCCACAAAAGGAAAGAACAACGTCATCATGTTTGTTGGTCTGCAGGGCAGTGGGAAAACTACAACCTGCTCCAAG CTGGCCTATTATTACCAGAGGAAAGGCTGGAAGACCTGCCTGATCTGTGCCGACACCTTCAGAGCTG gTGCCTTCGATCAGCTGAAACAGAACGCCACCAAAGCCAGGATCCCGTTCTACGGCAG ttACACAGAGATGGACCCGGTGGTGATCGCTGCCGAGGGAGTAGAGAAGTTCAAAGGGGAGAACTTTGAGATCATCATCGTGGACACGAGCGGAcgacacaaacaggaagactCACTGTTTGAGGAGATGCTGCAAGTCTCCAACGCTGTG CAACCTGACAACATTGTGTACGTGATGGACGCGTCCATCGGCCAGGCCTGTGAGTCTCAGGCGAAGGCCTTTAAAGACAAAGTGGACGTGGCGTCGGTGATCGTCACCAAACTGGACGGGCACGccaaaggaggaggagctctGAGCGC TGTTGCAGCCACCAGGAGTCCCATCATCTTCATCGGAACAGGAGAACACATCGACGACTTCGAGCCATTTAAGACTCAACCGTTCATCAGCAAACTGCTTG GAATGGGAGACATCGAGGGCTTGATCGACAGAGTGAATGAACTAAAACTGGACGACAACGAGGAACTGATTGACAAACTGAAACACG gtCAGTTCACCCTCAGAGACATGTACGAGCAGTTCCAGAACATCATGAAGATGGGACCCTTCGGTCAGATCATG gggATGATTCCTGGGTTTGGTACAGACTTCATGAGTAAAGGAAACGAACAGGAGTCGATGGCCCGACTGAAGAAACTGATGACCATCATGGACAGCATGAACGACCagg AGCTGGACAGTAAAGACGGAGCGAAGCTGTTCAGTAAGCAGCCGAACCGGATCCAGAGAGTCGCTCGGGGGTCTGGAGTCGCTACCAGAGACGTTCAGGAGCTGCTGACCCAGTACACCAAGTTCGCCCAGATGGTGAAGAAGATGGGGGGCATCAAAGGACTGTTCAAAG GAGGAGACATGTCGAAGAACGTGAACCCATCTCAGATGGCTAAACTGAACCAGCAGATGGCCAAAATGATGGACCCCAGAGTCCTGCACCACATGG GTGGGATGGCCGGTCTTCAATCCATGATGCGTCAGTTCCAGCAGGGCGCCGCTGGCAACATGAAAGGCATGATGGGATTCAACAACATGTGA
- the zgc:109986 gene encoding uncharacterized protein zgc:109986 isoform X3: protein MNFTEAKREIKQLLIRVKPHDVSSLLTWLQGSDELDEFLSNNKTKILQNISEDLRGSLPPDAMLSSESTAYNKMKQCSRPTVHVDGFLYDEDQVDVLCEEGTMSRSYCLTCGSYRTAPLDFISHSFSISELRFLFENVLPDLSGRLLVDVGSRLGAVLYGGHVFSSASQLVGLEISEEFVKLQNNILQKYKLTDRIQVLHTDVLLQNVLLQKADVLIMNNVFEFFMEPSDQERGGSSWITSGRKVLCWSPSPVYRRV, encoded by the exons ATGAACTTCACTGAAGCGAAGCGGGAAATAAAACAGCTGCTGATCAGAGTGAAGCCGCATGACGTCAGCAGCCTGCTCACCTGGCTCCAAGGCTCAG ACGAGTTGGACGAGTTTCTGTCCAACAACAAGACGAAGATTCTGCAGAACATCTCTGAAGATCTGAGAGGGAGTCTTCCTCCAGACGCCATGTTGTCCTCTGAGAGTACTGCTTATAACAAG ATGAAGCAGTGTTCTCGGCCGACGGTCCACGTTGACGGTTTCCTGTATGATGAAGATCAGGTGGACGTTCTCTGTGAGGAGGGAACCATGAGCCGGTCCTACTGTCTCACCTGTGGATCCTACAGAACCGCCCCTCTGG acTTCATCTCCCACTCGTTCTCGATATCAGAGCTTCGGTTCCTATTTGAGAACGTTCTTCCAGATCTGAGCGGTCGGCTGCTGGTGGACGTCGGCTCCAGACTGGGAGCTGTTCTGTACGGG GGTCACGTGTTCAGTTCAGCCTCTCAGCTGGTTGGTTTAGAGATCAGTGAGGAGTTTGTTAAACTGCAAAACAACATCCTGCAGAAATACAAGCTGACTGATCGAatacag GTTCTCCACACTGACGTTCTCCTGCAGAATGTTCTGCTGCAGAAAGCAGACGTTCTCATCATGAACAACGTCTTCGAGTTCTTCATGGAACCCAGTGATCA agagcgTGGAGGTTCATCATGGATAACTTCAGGAAGAAAGGTTCTCTGCTGGTCTCCGTCCCCGGTCTACAGGAGAGTCTGA
- the zgc:109986 gene encoding uncharacterized protein zgc:109986 isoform X1, which translates to MNFTEAKREIKQLLIRVKPHDVSSLLTWLQGSDELDEFLSNNKTKILQNISEDLRGSLPPDAMLSSESTAYNKMKQCSRPTVHVDGFLYDEDQVDVLCEEGTMSRSYCLTCGSYRTAPLDFISHSFSISELRFLFENVLPDLSGRLLVDVGSRLGAVLYGGHVFSSASQLVGLEISEEFVKLQNNILQKYKLTDRIQVLHTDVLLQNVLLQKADVLIMNNVFEFFMEPSDQVRAWRFIMDNFRKKGSLLVSVPGLQESLNGLQQEALPPGWVEELPVDYEVYLGRDTDQDALRQIHLYRVI; encoded by the exons ATGAACTTCACTGAAGCGAAGCGGGAAATAAAACAGCTGCTGATCAGAGTGAAGCCGCATGACGTCAGCAGCCTGCTCACCTGGCTCCAAGGCTCAG ACGAGTTGGACGAGTTTCTGTCCAACAACAAGACGAAGATTCTGCAGAACATCTCTGAAGATCTGAGAGGGAGTCTTCCTCCAGACGCCATGTTGTCCTCTGAGAGTACTGCTTATAACAAG ATGAAGCAGTGTTCTCGGCCGACGGTCCACGTTGACGGTTTCCTGTATGATGAAGATCAGGTGGACGTTCTCTGTGAGGAGGGAACCATGAGCCGGTCCTACTGTCTCACCTGTGGATCCTACAGAACCGCCCCTCTGG acTTCATCTCCCACTCGTTCTCGATATCAGAGCTTCGGTTCCTATTTGAGAACGTTCTTCCAGATCTGAGCGGTCGGCTGCTGGTGGACGTCGGCTCCAGACTGGGAGCTGTTCTGTACGGG GGTCACGTGTTCAGTTCAGCCTCTCAGCTGGTTGGTTTAGAGATCAGTGAGGAGTTTGTTAAACTGCAAAACAACATCCTGCAGAAATACAAGCTGACTGATCGAatacag GTTCTCCACACTGACGTTCTCCTGCAGAATGTTCTGCTGCAGAAAGCAGACGTTCTCATCATGAACAACGTCTTCGAGTTCTTCATGGAACCCAGTGATCAAGTCAG agcgTGGAGGTTCATCATGGATAACTTCAGGAAGAAAGGTTCTCTGCTGGTCTCCGTCCCCGGTCTACAGGAGAGTCTGAACGGACTGCAG CAGGAGGCGCTGCCGCCCGGCTGGGTGGAGGAACTCCCTGTGGACTACGAGGTGTACCTGGGAAGGGACACGGACCAGGACGCTCTGAGGCAGATCCACCTGTACAGGGTCATCTGA
- the zgc:109986 gene encoding uncharacterized protein zgc:109986 isoform X2, whose protein sequence is MNFTEAKREIKQLLIRVKPHDVSSLLTWLQGSDELDEFLSNNKTKILQNISEDLRGSLPPDAMLSSESTAYNKMKQCSRPTVHVDGFLYDEDQVDVLCEEGTMSRSYCLTCGSYRTAPLDFISHSFSISELRFLFENVLPDLSGRLLVDVGSRLGAVLYGGHVFSSASQLVGLEISEEFVKLQNNILQKYKLTDRIQVLHTDVLLQNVLLQKADVLIMNNVFEFFMEPSDQVRAWRFIMDNFRKKGSLLVSVPGLQESLNGLQEALPPGWVEELPVDYEVYLGRDTDQDALRQIHLYRVI, encoded by the exons ATGAACTTCACTGAAGCGAAGCGGGAAATAAAACAGCTGCTGATCAGAGTGAAGCCGCATGACGTCAGCAGCCTGCTCACCTGGCTCCAAGGCTCAG ACGAGTTGGACGAGTTTCTGTCCAACAACAAGACGAAGATTCTGCAGAACATCTCTGAAGATCTGAGAGGGAGTCTTCCTCCAGACGCCATGTTGTCCTCTGAGAGTACTGCTTATAACAAG ATGAAGCAGTGTTCTCGGCCGACGGTCCACGTTGACGGTTTCCTGTATGATGAAGATCAGGTGGACGTTCTCTGTGAGGAGGGAACCATGAGCCGGTCCTACTGTCTCACCTGTGGATCCTACAGAACCGCCCCTCTGG acTTCATCTCCCACTCGTTCTCGATATCAGAGCTTCGGTTCCTATTTGAGAACGTTCTTCCAGATCTGAGCGGTCGGCTGCTGGTGGACGTCGGCTCCAGACTGGGAGCTGTTCTGTACGGG GGTCACGTGTTCAGTTCAGCCTCTCAGCTGGTTGGTTTAGAGATCAGTGAGGAGTTTGTTAAACTGCAAAACAACATCCTGCAGAAATACAAGCTGACTGATCGAatacag GTTCTCCACACTGACGTTCTCCTGCAGAATGTTCTGCTGCAGAAAGCAGACGTTCTCATCATGAACAACGTCTTCGAGTTCTTCATGGAACCCAGTGATCAAGTCAG agcgTGGAGGTTCATCATGGATAACTTCAGGAAGAAAGGTTCTCTGCTGGTCTCCGTCCCCGGTCTACAGGAGAGTCTGAACGGACTGCAG GAGGCGCTGCCGCCCGGCTGGGTGGAGGAACTCCCTGTGGACTACGAGGTGTACCTGGGAAGGGACACGGACCAGGACGCTCTGAGGCAGATCCACCTGTACAGGGTCATCTGA